One genomic window of Prochlorococcus marinus str. NATL2A includes the following:
- the folD gene encoding bifunctional methylenetetrahydrofolate dehydrogenase/methenyltetrahydrofolate cyclohydrolase FolD, with the protein MPKILDGKKLAQEIELILQQAIESGLEVAKRRPGLAVLRVGDDPASGVYVNYKEKACDRIGVRSFAKHLKEDISLEELTEIIKSLNEEKNVDGILLQLPLPSHLDETALLRSIDPDKDADGLHPLNLGRLIKGEKGPRSCTPAGVMSLLERNQIKIEGKRAVVVGRSILVGKPMALMLEAANATVTIAHSKTKDLPSLTKEADLLVVAAGKPYLIGENHVSENCVVIDVGIHRLPPDEENMKELKKTKLCGDVKIFEIEDKVAAYSPVPGGVGPMTVTMLLANTVDRWQKHCGLPLTISHLLP; encoded by the coding sequence ATGCCAAAAATTTTAGATGGAAAAAAACTTGCTCAGGAGATTGAACTCATACTTCAACAGGCTATCGAATCTGGTCTTGAAGTTGCGAAACGTCGTCCTGGTCTTGCTGTTCTTAGGGTTGGGGATGATCCTGCCAGTGGAGTTTATGTCAATTACAAGGAAAAAGCATGCGATCGAATAGGTGTTAGAAGTTTTGCAAAGCATTTAAAAGAAGATATTTCATTGGAGGAACTTACAGAAATCATTAAAAGCTTGAATGAAGAAAAGAACGTAGATGGGATTTTATTGCAACTACCATTACCTTCGCACCTTGATGAGACCGCCTTGTTAAGGAGTATTGATCCTGATAAGGATGCTGATGGTCTACATCCTTTGAACTTAGGAAGATTAATAAAGGGAGAAAAAGGCCCAAGATCATGCACCCCTGCTGGTGTTATGTCTCTGCTTGAGCGAAATCAAATTAAAATCGAAGGGAAAAGAGCTGTTGTAGTTGGACGCAGTATTCTTGTTGGTAAGCCAATGGCTTTAATGCTTGAAGCTGCAAATGCCACTGTCACGATTGCTCACTCAAAAACTAAAGATTTACCTTCTTTGACAAAGGAGGCAGATTTACTAGTAGTAGCAGCTGGCAAGCCCTATTTGATTGGGGAAAATCATGTAAGTGAGAATTGCGTTGTTATTGATGTAGGCATTCATAGACTTCCGCCTGATGAAGAAAATATGAAAGAGCTCAAAAAGACTAAACTTTGTGGAGATGTAAAGATATTTGAAATTGAAGATAAAGTAGCTGCTTATTCTCCTGTCCCAGGCGGTGTAGGGCCTATGACAGTAACAATGCTTCTAGCAAATACTGTTGATAGGTGGCAGAAACATTGTGGATTACCTTTAACTATTAGTCATTTACTTCCATGA
- the crtE gene encoding geranylgeranyl diphosphate synthase CrtE: MQEAIASFDFAEYLEKARTRVEDALDASLGPEKPEKLRESMRYSLLAGGKRLRPILCLAACELAGGELEKALPTAVALEMIHTMSLIHDDLPSMDNDDLRRGRPTNHKVYGDAVAILAGDALLTRAFEMVSIRTEGIPSERLLKIIGELSLAAGAPGLVGGQVVDLDCEGKEVDLETLEYIHLHKTGALLKACVTCGALIGGADEKLLEALSIYARGIGLAFQIIDDILDVTASSEVLGKTAGKDLIADKTTYPKLLGLDESRRRADLLVAKAKSALDPWPEKSKPLLALADYITSRDR; encoded by the coding sequence ATGCAGGAAGCAATCGCTTCTTTTGACTTCGCTGAGTATCTAGAGAAAGCTAGAACTCGCGTTGAAGATGCGCTGGATGCGTCTCTGGGCCCTGAAAAGCCAGAAAAATTAAGGGAATCTATGCGCTATTCCCTTTTAGCGGGAGGGAAGAGATTGAGACCAATACTTTGTCTTGCTGCCTGCGAACTCGCTGGAGGCGAACTTGAAAAAGCATTGCCAACAGCAGTCGCTCTGGAAATGATTCATACAATGTCTCTTATCCATGATGATCTGCCTTCAATGGATAATGATGATCTTCGTCGAGGGCGTCCAACTAATCACAAGGTTTACGGAGATGCGGTGGCCATACTTGCTGGAGATGCTCTATTGACCAGAGCTTTTGAGATGGTGTCAATTCGAACAGAGGGAATACCTTCAGAGAGACTATTGAAAATAATTGGTGAGCTTTCTTTAGCGGCAGGGGCTCCTGGGCTTGTTGGAGGACAAGTAGTTGATCTCGATTGTGAAGGGAAAGAAGTTGATTTAGAAACTTTGGAGTACATTCACCTTCATAAAACAGGAGCTCTGCTTAAGGCATGTGTCACTTGCGGAGCATTGATTGGCGGAGCTGATGAGAAACTCCTAGAGGCACTAAGTATCTATGCGAGAGGGATTGGATTGGCATTCCAAATAATTGATGACATTCTTGATGTAACTGCAAGTAGTGAAGTATTGGGAAAAACGGCAGGAAAGGATTTAATTGCTGATAAGACTACTTACCCCAAATTACTTGGTCTTGATGAATCAAGAAGGAGAGCAGATCTTTTAGTAGCTAAAGCAAAAAGTGCTCTTGATCCTTGGCCAGAAAAATCAAAACCTCTTCTTGCATTGGCTGATTACATTACAAGTAGAGATAGATGA
- a CDS encoding FAD-binding oxidoreductase translates to MAYSETKVVLGGLAHIPIIIGFFYLIRRQYSFGAMLRTGKNALSEKVTKATPAKAATPAKAATPAKAATPAKAATPSKASAAKKPHADVPVNTYKPKAPFTGTVTENYSALKEGAIGKVQHITFDLSGGDPDFKYVEGQSCGILAAGEDAKGKPHRPRLYSIASTRYGDNFAGNTLSLCVRQLQYEKDGETINGVCSTYLCNLSPGDKVKISGPVGKEMLLPEEEDSNIIMLATGTGIAPMRAYLRRMFEPTEIEKHQWNFKGKAWLFMGAPKTANLLYDADFEHYKSKFPENLRYTKAISREQNNTKGGRMYIQDRVLEHAEEIFDMIENPKTHIYLCGLKGMEPGIDEAMTTAASAKGLDWSELRPKLRKAGRWHAETY, encoded by the coding sequence ATGGCTTACTCAGAGACAAAAGTAGTACTTGGCGGTCTTGCACATATTCCTATAATTATCGGTTTTTTCTACCTAATTCGCAGGCAATATTCATTTGGTGCAATGCTGCGAACTGGTAAGAATGCTCTAAGCGAGAAAGTAACCAAGGCTACTCCTGCCAAAGCTGCTACTCCTGCCAAAGCTGCTACTCCTGCCAAAGCTGCTACTCCTGCCAAAGCTGCTACTCCTTCAAAAGCTTCTGCGGCAAAGAAACCTCATGCAGATGTACCGGTTAATACCTACAAACCAAAAGCACCTTTCACCGGAACAGTAACTGAAAATTATTCCGCACTTAAGGAAGGAGCAATTGGAAAAGTACAACATATAACTTTTGATCTTTCTGGAGGAGACCCTGACTTTAAATATGTTGAGGGTCAAAGTTGCGGCATACTTGCTGCAGGTGAAGATGCGAAAGGCAAACCCCATAGACCGAGACTTTATTCAATTGCAAGTACTAGATATGGTGATAACTTTGCAGGAAATACACTCTCATTATGTGTTCGCCAACTTCAGTACGAAAAAGATGGTGAAACTATAAATGGAGTTTGCTCTACTTATTTATGCAACCTATCCCCTGGGGATAAGGTCAAAATCAGTGGGCCTGTAGGGAAAGAAATGCTTCTTCCTGAAGAAGAAGATTCAAACATAATAATGCTTGCTACAGGTACTGGTATAGCTCCAATGAGGGCATATCTTAGAAGAATGTTTGAACCTACTGAAATAGAAAAACATCAGTGGAATTTCAAAGGAAAAGCTTGGTTATTTATGGGTGCACCTAAGACAGCAAACTTGCTTTATGATGCTGATTTTGAGCACTACAAATCAAAGTTCCCTGAAAATCTTAGATACACAAAAGCTATATCTAGAGAACAGAACAATACAAAAGGAGGAAGAATGTACATACAAGATAGGGTCCTTGAACATGCAGAAGAAATATTCGACATGATTGAGAATCCTAAAACTCACATTTACTTGTGTGGATTAAAAGGAATGGAGCCAGGTATAGATGAGGCAATGACAACAGCGGCTTCTGCAAAAGGTTTAGATTGGTCTGAACTTAGACCTAAACTTAGAAAAGCAGGCAGATGGCATGCTGAAACTTACTAG
- a CDS encoding divergent PAP2 family protein yields the protein MNLNSAFEFQFIYILDNAVLAWGLAACGLAQFSKLLFELIFKQRWRPSVLIETGGMPSSHSALVTGTAAGIGLQLGFNDPVFALASTIAFIVMYDASGIRRSAGLTAAKVNQILKDNSNELSSETTLKESLGHTKIEVLVGSILGPIVALPGIFFIGSPLHILQMIGLVSL from the coding sequence ATGAATCTTAATTCAGCTTTCGAATTTCAATTTATTTATATTCTTGATAATGCTGTATTGGCTTGGGGGTTAGCAGCATGTGGTCTTGCTCAATTTTCTAAATTATTATTCGAATTAATTTTTAAGCAACGGTGGAGACCGTCAGTACTTATTGAAACAGGAGGTATGCCTTCCAGTCACTCGGCTTTGGTAACAGGAACTGCTGCAGGAATTGGACTTCAGCTTGGTTTTAATGATCCAGTATTTGCTTTGGCTTCAACAATTGCTTTTATTGTGATGTACGACGCTTCGGGCATAAGAAGGTCGGCAGGCTTAACAGCAGCTAAAGTCAATCAAATTTTAAAAGATAATTCCAACGAATTATCATCAGAAACTACTTTGAAAGAATCATTAGGGCACACAAAAATTGAGGTATTGGTAGGAAGTATTCTTGGACCAATTGTTGCTTTACCAGGTATTTTTTTCATTGGTTCCCCTCTGCATATTTTGCAAATGATTGGATTAGTTTCTTTGTGA
- a CDS encoding histidine kinase: MDSAEANDRRQLKLLLVASRHHLSRSDIRLSIEYLEREDYGFNVTLDFSDPSENPELLELYRLVALPALIKLKPSPRQVFAGSSIFEQVKTWVPRWQHEGLSNSIGISLRGKTIESDQTQKELLLEDDLLVLRQENETLTKKIHSQESLLRMVAHELRTPLTAAGLALQSQKLGQISMTKFQDVLKRRLEEIEILSKDLLEVGSTRWETLFNPQKVDLASISAEAILELEKQWLNRKIKINTDIPTDLPSVFADQRRMMQVLLNLIENALKFSEDEGEIFITMLHRTNQWVEVIVRDNGPGIPQEEQQRIFVDRVRLPQTSQETIGFGIGLSVCRRIVEVHGGKIWVVSKPTEGACFYFTVPVWRGQDKVQEALTSGNAGP; this comes from the coding sequence GTGGATAGTGCCGAAGCTAACGACAGACGGCAGTTAAAACTGTTGCTTGTGGCATCTCGCCACCATCTCTCAAGGAGTGATATTCGTTTGTCAATTGAATATTTAGAAAGAGAAGATTATGGATTTAACGTCACTCTAGATTTTTCAGATCCCTCTGAAAACCCAGAATTACTTGAACTTTATAGATTAGTAGCTCTTCCTGCACTAATAAAATTAAAACCTTCGCCTAGACAAGTATTTGCTGGGAGTTCAATTTTTGAACAAGTTAAAACATGGGTCCCAAGATGGCAACACGAAGGATTAAGTAACTCAATAGGAATAAGTCTTAGAGGCAAAACAATTGAATCCGATCAAACACAAAAAGAACTTTTACTAGAGGATGACCTACTAGTTCTTAGACAAGAAAATGAGACACTCACTAAAAAAATACATTCCCAAGAAAGCCTACTGAGAATGGTTGCTCATGAATTGAGAACTCCATTAACAGCCGCTGGTTTAGCTCTTCAAAGCCAAAAACTTGGTCAAATCAGCATGACTAAGTTTCAAGACGTCCTTAAGAGAAGGCTTGAAGAAATTGAAATACTTTCTAAGGACTTATTAGAGGTTGGCAGTACTCGTTGGGAAACTTTATTTAATCCTCAAAAAGTTGATCTTGCAAGCATATCTGCTGAAGCAATTCTCGAGCTTGAAAAGCAATGGCTTAATCGCAAAATAAAAATAAACACCGATATTCCAACTGATTTGCCATCCGTTTTTGCAGATCAAAGAAGAATGATGCAGGTTTTGTTAAACCTCATTGAAAATGCTTTGAAATTTTCCGAGGACGAAGGTGAGATTTTTATAACAATGCTTCACAGAACAAATCAATGGGTTGAAGTAATTGTTCGAGATAATGGGCCTGGTATCCCCCAAGAAGAGCAACAAAGAATATTTGTTGATCGAGTGAGGCTTCCACAAACTTCTCAAGAGACAATCGGCTTTGGCATTGGTCTTTCAGTTTGTAGAAGAATTGTTGAAGTTCATGGAGGTAAGATCTGGGTGGTTTCTAAACCAACTGAAGGTGCATGTTTCTATTTCACTGTTCCTGTATGGCGTGGCCAAGATAAGGTTCAAGAAGCCTTGACGAGTGGCAACGCGGGCCCGTAA
- a CDS encoding glucose-6-phosphate dehydrogenase assembly protein OpcA, whose translation MSPQLTLQTPLQLPPTEIPTYLEQLWSHDERGDKGANTFCLIVWQPAWIEQKLVKTGHISGPIVGNQRNDLIEAAREIILKGDLPNSTSPLDFRVQSSIHGEELIENVDDLRGQHIDTSISNLQPRRLITIAPTIDKENNLETLVAAYCPLPEESGGKTACGDVIVLRGNKAAINDGLEIVENLVPEELPSWLWWNGRIDEAPEFLNALSLPNRRLIVDTALGEPIVCLNLLLQRIQSGQAVNDLNWLRLRGWRETLAMVFDPLQRRNALENLQKIDIDIEGTQTVQGLLLAAWIADRLNWKLESSISSKKDQLKVNFLRPDKILVQVGITSLPIGKPSINPGQIVGLRLIAKANNKQKSDICVILASESGECMRLEAGGMARMELIEQVVPIQKNSLENDVARLLSSSRGNTSPLLESATPIAKEMLDLVNQAN comes from the coding sequence ATGTCTCCTCAATTAACCCTACAAACACCCCTTCAGTTACCTCCAACTGAAATTCCTACCTATCTTGAGCAACTATGGTCTCATGATGAGCGAGGAGATAAAGGAGCCAACACTTTTTGTTTAATTGTCTGGCAACCTGCTTGGATTGAACAAAAGCTCGTCAAAACTGGGCATATATCTGGACCCATAGTAGGGAATCAAAGAAATGACCTTATAGAAGCTGCAAGAGAAATCATCTTAAAAGGTGATCTTCCTAACAGTACTTCACCACTAGATTTTAGAGTTCAATCCTCAATTCATGGCGAAGAGTTAATTGAAAATGTAGACGACCTAAGGGGACAACACATTGACACCTCAATTAGTAATTTGCAACCCCGAAGATTAATAACTATTGCACCAACTATTGACAAAGAAAATAATTTAGAAACTTTAGTAGCAGCATATTGCCCACTTCCCGAAGAAAGCGGAGGCAAAACAGCATGCGGCGACGTGATTGTTTTAAGAGGCAATAAAGCTGCTATCAATGATGGGCTTGAAATTGTAGAGAATCTTGTTCCCGAGGAACTTCCATCTTGGCTGTGGTGGAATGGAAGAATTGATGAGGCTCCTGAATTCCTCAATGCACTATCTCTCCCAAATCGAAGATTAATTGTTGATACTGCACTTGGTGAACCAATAGTCTGCTTAAATTTATTGCTTCAAAGAATCCAATCTGGACAAGCTGTTAACGACCTAAATTGGCTTCGCCTTAGAGGTTGGAGAGAAACCTTAGCGATGGTATTTGATCCTCTTCAAAGAAGAAATGCCCTTGAAAATTTACAAAAAATTGATATAGATATTGAGGGCACACAAACAGTTCAAGGTCTTTTACTTGCTGCATGGATTGCCGATCGTCTCAACTGGAAACTAGAAAGTAGTATCTCCTCAAAGAAAGATCAACTGAAAGTAAATTTTCTTCGTCCTGACAAAATTCTTGTTCAAGTTGGTATAACTTCTCTACCAATTGGTAAGCCAAGCATAAATCCTGGTCAAATAGTTGGTCTGAGATTAATTGCAAAAGCCAATAACAAACAAAAAAGCGATATTTGTGTAATCCTCGCATCAGAATCTGGAGAATGCATGAGATTAGAAGCGGGAGGGATGGCAAGAATGGAACTTATTGAACAAGTCGTTCCTATTCAAAAGAACTCTTTAGAAAATGATGTAGCTCGTTTACTTTCTAGTAGTAGAGGCAATACGAGTCCTTTGCTTGAGAGTGCGACACCAATAGCAAAAGAAATGCTTGATTTAGTTAATCAAGCAAACTAA
- the zwf gene encoding glucose-6-phosphate dehydrogenase, with the protein MSMPVTNPLRIGLRQERVVPPQCLVIFGASGDLTHRKLVPALFELFKQRRLPSEFAILGCARRPWTDEIFKEKMEEALSSQIKESPKEWELFSQNLFYEPVDLQQPEHLVKLGERLEIIDKLKATHGHRTFYLSVSPKFYGSGCRALAAAGLLKDPKRSRVVIEKPFGRDFNSAQSLNSLVQGCAQESQIFRIDHYLGKETVQNILVLRFANTIFEPIWNRNYISSVQITSSETVGVEDRAGYYESSGALRDMVQNHLTQMLALTAMEPPGHFDPEAIRNEKAKVLQAVKLANEEKPWECCVRGQYSKGGSDEEPLLGYRDEPGVDPNSTTETYVAMKLFIDNWRWQGVPFYVRTGKRLAKRLSEVVLTFREAPVHLFDAAGGCPTSNQLILRIQPNEGAEFSFEVKSPGSGMRSRPVNMEFSYDESFGEPSDEGYVRLLADAMLGDPTLFTRSDEVEAAWRLYTPLLEKIEDSPWELPIYPYESRTWGPTESDLLIGKDQLLWRRP; encoded by the coding sequence ATGAGCATGCCAGTAACAAATCCATTGAGAATAGGGCTTCGCCAAGAGCGAGTAGTACCTCCTCAATGTCTGGTTATATTTGGGGCCTCTGGAGATCTAACACACAGGAAACTAGTTCCTGCTCTATTTGAACTCTTTAAGCAAAGAAGATTACCAAGTGAGTTTGCCATTTTAGGCTGTGCGAGAAGACCTTGGACTGATGAAATATTTAAAGAAAAAATGGAAGAAGCTCTTTCTTCTCAAATAAAAGAAAGTCCAAAAGAGTGGGAATTATTTTCTCAAAATCTTTTTTATGAGCCTGTAGATCTGCAACAACCTGAACACCTAGTAAAACTTGGAGAAAGACTTGAAATAATTGACAAGCTAAAAGCGACTCACGGTCATCGAACTTTTTACCTTTCAGTATCTCCAAAGTTCTATGGAAGTGGATGCAGAGCTTTAGCTGCAGCTGGATTATTGAAAGATCCAAAACGAAGTAGGGTCGTAATCGAAAAACCCTTTGGAAGAGATTTCAATAGCGCTCAGTCACTCAATTCTCTCGTTCAGGGATGTGCCCAAGAAAGTCAAATATTTCGAATAGATCATTATTTGGGTAAAGAAACAGTTCAAAATATTCTTGTTCTCCGATTTGCAAACACGATCTTTGAACCTATTTGGAATAGAAATTATATATCGAGTGTTCAAATTACCAGTTCTGAAACAGTTGGAGTTGAAGATCGAGCTGGATATTACGAATCTTCAGGCGCCTTAAGAGATATGGTTCAAAATCATCTAACTCAAATGCTTGCTCTAACAGCAATGGAACCACCTGGGCATTTTGATCCAGAAGCCATAAGGAATGAAAAAGCTAAGGTTCTTCAGGCAGTTAAGCTTGCGAATGAAGAAAAGCCTTGGGAATGTTGCGTTAGAGGTCAATACTCAAAGGGAGGTAGCGATGAAGAACCACTCCTAGGTTACAGAGATGAACCAGGTGTTGATCCAAACAGCACAACCGAAACATATGTAGCTATGAAGCTTTTCATAGATAATTGGAGATGGCAGGGGGTCCCTTTTTATGTAAGGACTGGAAAACGTTTAGCTAAAAGGCTTAGTGAGGTTGTTCTCACATTTAGAGAAGCACCTGTTCACCTTTTTGATGCTGCAGGTGGGTGCCCAACTTCAAACCAATTAATTCTTAGAATTCAACCCAACGAAGGGGCTGAATTTAGTTTTGAGGTTAAATCTCCAGGGTCAGGGATGAGAAGTAGACCTGTAAATATGGAGTTTTCCTATGATGAATCCTTTGGAGAGCCATCAGATGAAGGTTATGTGAGACTCCTTGCTGATGCAATGCTCGGAGATCCAACATTGTTTACTCGAAGCGATGAAGTAGAGGCTGCTTGGCGTTTATATACTCCTCTACTTGAAAAGATTGAGGATTCTCCTTGGGAATTACCTATTTATCCTTATGAATCAAGGACATGGGGGCCGACTGAATCAGACTTACTTATTGGCAAAGATCAACTTCTATGGAGAAGACCTTGA
- a CDS encoding ATP-dependent DNA helicase — MKEVKPKEDRVVLTKDQEKSLQIFCEWLEAPYSFKPFVMKGFAGSGKTYLSMKLLKKVDQLGLCWTVVAPTHKAVGVLREGLKNESIQPTWFPSTIHRLLRLKLKRQADIEICEKTDQTESSLENLGLVLIDEASMIDSKLLEITLECARCNSTRLVFVGDPAQLPPVGESTSSVFLMKRAVNTELREVVRHQGPVLKLAKVIRDGQIPCMQPPLVKVINSKKGNVGILDRTSWLERAKLALRLSSLEDDHDRARILCYTNRIVDNLVPHARRAIHGEMADQYQVLPGEVLISRKAVMVNASLNVDELGEEPDILISSNREMVVEDVIPNSFDLASLGIHQDFENPLPVIETQVAKVNCDQKEFSLRLMPQIGSKARKDLDLSLNELSNLARERGRKNSASTWKLFFFIRDSFASLGPASVLTIHRSQGSTFGEVFITSDAFWPKDLEFRRRLVYVAVSRASKGVWIVGDNKSKMNQALLEKLLMD; from the coding sequence GTGAAAGAGGTAAAACCAAAAGAAGATCGTGTTGTTTTAACTAAGGATCAAGAAAAATCTCTTCAAATTTTCTGTGAATGGCTAGAGGCCCCGTATTCCTTTAAGCCCTTTGTAATGAAAGGCTTTGCAGGTAGCGGAAAAACATATTTATCGATGAAATTATTAAAAAAGGTCGATCAGTTAGGTTTGTGTTGGACAGTAGTTGCACCAACTCATAAAGCGGTAGGTGTACTAAGGGAGGGGTTGAAAAATGAATCTATTCAACCCACATGGTTCCCCTCTACTATTCACCGTTTGCTTCGACTTAAGTTAAAGAGACAGGCGGATATAGAAATATGTGAAAAAACAGATCAAACAGAGAGCTCTTTGGAGAATTTAGGACTTGTTTTAATTGATGAAGCATCAATGATTGATTCCAAATTATTGGAGATAACTCTTGAATGCGCAAGATGCAATTCGACTCGTTTGGTTTTTGTTGGCGATCCTGCTCAACTACCACCAGTGGGAGAAAGTACTAGCTCAGTTTTTTTAATGAAAAGAGCTGTAAATACTGAACTTAGGGAAGTTGTTCGTCATCAAGGGCCTGTTCTGAAATTGGCAAAAGTAATTAGAGACGGGCAAATCCCTTGTATGCAACCACCATTAGTAAAGGTTATTAATTCTAAGAAAGGTAATGTTGGAATATTAGATAGAACAAGTTGGCTTGAAAGAGCTAAATTAGCATTGAGGTTATCTTCCTTAGAGGATGATCACGATAGAGCAAGAATTTTGTGTTATACGAACCGTATTGTTGATAATTTAGTTCCTCATGCAAGAAGAGCTATACATGGTGAGATGGCAGATCAATATCAGGTTTTACCTGGAGAGGTTTTAATAAGCCGTAAAGCTGTAATGGTAAATGCGTCTTTAAATGTGGATGAGCTGGGTGAAGAACCAGATATTTTGATTAGTTCCAATAGAGAGATGGTGGTAGAAGATGTTATTCCAAATAGTTTTGACTTGGCCTCTTTAGGAATCCATCAAGATTTTGAAAACCCTTTACCAGTTATTGAAACTCAGGTAGCTAAAGTTAACTGCGATCAAAAAGAATTTTCTTTGAGGTTAATGCCTCAAATAGGTTCTAAAGCTCGTAAAGATTTGGATCTTTCTTTGAATGAATTGAGCAATTTGGCAAGAGAGAGAGGACGAAAAAATAGTGCCTCGACTTGGAAACTTTTCTTTTTTATCAGAGATTCATTCGCCTCTTTAGGTCCTGCTTCCGTACTTACAATACACAGGAGTCAAGGAAGTACTTTTGGAGAAGTGTTTATAACTTCTGATGCCTTTTGGCCGAAAGATCTTGAATTTAGAAGAAGGCTTGTATATGTTGCTGTAAGCAGAGCGAGTAAAGGAGTATGGATCGTTGGTGATAATAAAAGCAAGATGAATCAAGCTCTTTTAGAGAAATTATTAATGGATTGA
- a CDS encoding cobyrinate a,c-diamide synthase — translation MACVISAISSNSGKTLLSLLLISWLKSINKTVQTFKVGPDYLDPQQLTAVSKKACRNLDLVLSGESWVKENFNHYGGLTDYSFVEGVMGLFDGIGSSSKGSTAELAKVLNLPVVLIVDARGKAASLAALIKGFREHDKELKIAGVVLNNVQTPRHEKILFEVLDQINIKSFGSLPLCKDLYLPARDLGLAPAHEILDLDIKVKKWTSIAKDYLDIESFRKLLLPPESNNKTVSFLPKKESGFMHPIAIAEDEAFHFRYQETKELLEDNGMPTITWKPLENELIPKEARGLIIPGGFPEQHAHQLSNSRISLNSIKIFSKKYPIYAECGGMMLLGESIFDIEGREYSMAGILPFKAKKGNLKIGYREATSKNKSPITTLGSKLIGHEFHRWEIINERYNSKINPLWDLKGWNMEIKNEGFCNHLIHASWVHLHWASSPLILENWKRSVMNKV, via the coding sequence ATGGCATGCGTAATCTCTGCAATATCAAGTAACAGTGGTAAAACTCTTTTAAGTCTTCTTTTAATTTCTTGGTTAAAAAGTATAAATAAAACAGTTCAAACCTTTAAAGTTGGGCCTGATTATTTAGACCCTCAACAACTCACTGCAGTTTCAAAAAAAGCTTGTCGCAATCTAGATTTAGTTCTCTCTGGAGAAAGTTGGGTTAAAGAAAATTTCAATCACTACGGAGGCTTAACTGATTATTCGTTTGTTGAAGGGGTAATGGGATTATTCGATGGAATTGGCAGTAGCTCAAAGGGGAGCACCGCTGAGTTAGCTAAGGTTTTAAACCTGCCAGTAGTCCTTATTGTTGATGCTAGAGGGAAGGCTGCATCACTAGCAGCCTTGATAAAAGGATTTAGAGAGCACGATAAAGAATTAAAAATTGCAGGCGTTGTTCTCAACAATGTTCAAACTCCTAGACATGAAAAAATATTATTTGAGGTTCTTGATCAAATCAATATAAAGTCATTTGGTTCTCTTCCGTTATGCAAAGACTTATATCTTCCAGCAAGGGATTTAGGTTTAGCTCCGGCTCATGAAATTTTAGACTTAGATATTAAAGTTAAAAAGTGGACATCAATAGCCAAAGATTATCTAGATATAGAGAGTTTTAGAAAGCTTTTATTACCTCCAGAATCTAACAACAAAACAGTTAGCTTTTTACCAAAGAAAGAATCAGGCTTTATGCACCCAATAGCTATCGCTGAAGATGAAGCTTTCCATTTCAGGTATCAAGAAACAAAAGAATTATTAGAAGATAACGGAATGCCAACTATTACTTGGAAACCTCTTGAAAACGAACTGATCCCAAAAGAAGCTAGAGGATTAATAATACCTGGAGGTTTCCCTGAGCAACATGCACACCAATTGAGTAATTCAAGAATAAGCCTGAACTCAATAAAGATATTTTCAAAAAAGTATCCTATATACGCTGAATGTGGTGGAATGATGCTTTTAGGTGAAAGTATATTTGATATTGAAGGGAGAGAATATTCAATGGCTGGAATATTACCATTTAAGGCTAAAAAGGGTAATTTAAAAATTGGTTATCGAGAAGCAACAAGTAAAAACAAAAGTCCTATTACCACTCTTGGCAGTAAGTTAATAGGACATGAATTTCATCGCTGGGAAATAATTAATGAACGGTATAATTCAAAAATAAATCCACTATGGGATCTTAAAGGATGGAATATGGAGATTAAAAATGAAGGTTTTTGTAATCATTTAATTCATGCAAGCTGGGTACATCTGCATTGGGCAAGTTCGCCTCTTATTCTAGAAAATTGGAAAAGAAGTGTTATGAATAAGGTCTAA